From Microbacterium sp. CGR2:
CAGAAGTTGCGGTTCTCCTGCAACTCGGTGAAGCACTTCGGGCACTCGGCAGCCGGATGCGGCAGGTGCAACGGACTCGTCAACGCGGCATCGACGGATGCCGGAGACTTCAGGGACTCAGTCGTGTCGTTCATCGCGCACCTCCGGCATCCATTCTGCCCTGCCGGGGCCGCGCGCGGTGACCAGTCTCAGAGCATTCCGAGCGACCGCACCGCTTCTCGCTCCTCGACCAGCTCGGCGACCGACGCATCGATCTTCGAGCGCGCCCAGTCGCTCACTTCCAGACCCTCCACGATCTGCCACTGCCCGTCGACCGAGCGCACGGGGAACGACGAGATCAATCCTTCGGGCACGCCGTACTCGCCGTGGGAGACGACTCCCGCCGAGGTCCATTCCTCGGTGCCCTGCACCCAGTCGCGGACGTGGTCGATCGAGGCGCTCGCCGCCGAAGCAACCGACGACGACCCGCGCACCTCGATGATCTCCGCGCCCCGCTTCGCCACGCGCGGGATGAAGGTCTCCTCGAGCCAGGTCGGCACGTCGCCCACGATCTGCGCGAGAGCTTCCCCGACAGGCTGACCGGCGACCGTCGCGTGCGAGATGTCGGGGAACTGGGTCGCCGAGTGGTTGCCCCAGATCGGCACCCGCCGGACGGTGTCCACCGGCGTCCCGAGAGTCTGGGCGAGCTGCGCGCGCGCCCGATTCTCGTCGAGCCTCGTGAGGGCGGCGAACCGCTCGGCGGGAACGCCGTCGGCGGCAGCGGCGGCGATGAGTGCATTGGTGTTGGCCGGGTTGCCGACGACGGTCACCCGCACATCGGAGGCCGCGTGCGCCGCGATCGCCGCACCCTGGGGTCCGAAGATGCCGGCATTGGCGGCGAGGAGATCGGCTCGTTCCATACCGGGGCCGCGGGGCCGAGCGCCGACCAGCAGCGCGAGCTCGCACCCGTCGAACCCGACAGCAGGATCATCAGTGACCTCGACGTGCTCGAGAAGGCCGAACGCGCCGTCCTGCAGCTCGAGCGCGGCACCCGCCGCCGCACCGAGCCCCTGCGGGATCTCCAGCAGCCGCAACCGCACCTTCTCCGCGGGGCCGAGCAGATCGCCGGCTGCGATGCGGAACAACAGGGCGTAGCCGATCTGTCCGCCGGCTCCGGTGATGGTGATCGTCGTCGTCATGCCCCGAGCCTACGACCGTTCCGTGTCGCCCGTGCGGAGTAATCTCGACGCATGACGTTCAATCCCGACGCCGACATCTCTCACAACAGGACGCGCCGTCGCGGACGCAACACCGCCATCGCCGGCGGTGGAGTCGTCGGTGTGCTCGGCATCCTCGCGCTGATCGCCGGCCCGCTTCTCGGCATCGACCTGACCGGTCTGCTGGGCGGTGGCGCCGCCCCGAGCGGGGGATCGGAGCCCGGCGGAGGGTCGATCATCGAGAACTGCAAGACCGGTGAAGACGCCAACGCCGACGTCGATTGCCGGATGGCGGGTGCGCAGGTCGCCCTCGACGAGTTCTGGACCGAGAACGTCGAGAACTATCGCGCCCCGCAGATGGTCGTCGTCGACGGCGCCACCTCGACGCAGTGCGGGACGGCCTCCAACGCGGTCGGCCCGTTCTACTGCCCGCCGGAAGAGGGCGTCTTCATCGACCCGGAGTTCTTCCGACTCATGCAGGAGCAGTTCGGTGCCTCCGCCGGCAACCTCGCCCAGCTCTACATCGTCGGGCACGAGTGGGGGCACCACATCCAGAACATCACCGGCGTCATGGAGCAGTATCCGAACAACGGCACCGGTCCGGGAAGCAACGGCGTGCGGAACGAGTTGCAGGCCGATTGCTACGCAGGGGCATGGATCGGACGGATGACCGAGCAGGAGGACGCGGACGGCGACCGATACCTCGAGAAGCCGACGGAAACCCAGATCGAAGATGCTCTGAACGCCGCAGCGACCGTCGGCGACGATCACATCCAAGAGCAGTCCGGCTCCGTCAATCCGGAGAGCTGGACCCACGGCTCGAGCGACCAGCGTCAGCGTTGGTTCGCCGAGGGGTACCAG
This genomic window contains:
- a CDS encoding neutral zinc metallopeptidase, with the protein product MTFNPDADISHNRTRRRGRNTAIAGGGVVGVLGILALIAGPLLGIDLTGLLGGGAAPSGGSEPGGGSIIENCKTGEDANADVDCRMAGAQVALDEFWTENVENYRAPQMVVVDGATSTQCGTASNAVGPFYCPPEEGVFIDPEFFRLMQEQFGASAGNLAQLYIVGHEWGHHIQNITGVMEQYPNNGTGPGSNGVRNELQADCYAGAWIGRMTEQEDADGDRYLEKPTETQIEDALNAAATVGDDHIQEQSGSVNPESWTHGSSDQRQRWFAEGYQNGLAACEQPLTLPVDQLDP
- a CDS encoding malate dehydrogenase; its protein translation is MTTTITITGAGGQIGYALLFRIAAGDLLGPAEKVRLRLLEIPQGLGAAAGAALELQDGAFGLLEHVEVTDDPAVGFDGCELALLVGARPRGPGMERADLLAANAGIFGPQGAAIAAHAASDVRVTVVGNPANTNALIAAAAADGVPAERFAALTRLDENRARAQLAQTLGTPVDTVRRVPIWGNHSATQFPDISHATVAGQPVGEALAQIVGDVPTWLEETFIPRVAKRGAEIIEVRGSSSVASAASASIDHVRDWVQGTEEWTSAGVVSHGEYGVPEGLISSFPVRSVDGQWQIVEGLEVSDWARSKIDASVAELVEEREAVRSLGML